Below is a window of Thermoanaerobaculum aquaticum DNA.
GAGCTGTACGGGGCAACGGTGGTGGCCGGCACGTTGGGCCTTTCGCGGGTGAGTTTTGCGTTTGATTCCGAGGTAGTGGACGGCGCGGTGAACGGCACCCGCGATGTGACGGTGGGAACATCGTTTCTGTCCGGGTTTTTCGATTTGCACGTGGTGGACGGCCTGGTCAATGCGGTGGCCAAGTTTTACGAGGTGGCCAGCCGCATCTTGCGGCGGGTGCAGTGGGGATTGGTGCAGGGTTACGCGCTGATCATGACCTTTGGCTTTTTGGCGGCGATGGTCGCCGCGTGGTTGCTCTCACGGTAAGGAGGAGGGGTCCATGGAGTTTTTCTCCAACCTGTTGAACATCATTTGTTACTTGCCGCTCGTGGGCGCGCTTTTCATCATCTTTTTCATCAAGAAGGAAAACACCAAGGCCATTAAGCTGTGGGCCACGCTTTTCGCCGGTGCGGATTTTCTGATTTCCCTGGCCCTGTGGTTCCGCTACGATCCCAACGGCGAACCTTTTCAGCTCGTTTACAAAAAGCCGTGGATCCCGGCCATTGGTGCCCAGTACTTCTTTGGTGTTGACGGCATTTCCGTGCTTTTAATCCTTCTCACCACGCTTTTGGGCTTCATTGCCGTGTACTCCTCCTTTACCGCCATCACCCACCGGGAAAAGGAGTACTACGTTTGGCTTTTGGTGCTGCAAACCGGCATGCTGGGCGTGTTCATGGCGCTGGACTTCGTGCTCTTTTACGTGTTCTGGGAAGTAATGCTGGTCCCAATGTACTTTTTGATTGGGATTTGGGGCGGACCGCGCAAGCTCTATGCGGCCATCAAGTTTTTCCTTTACACCCTGGTGGGCTCGGTGCTCATGCTCATCGGTATTTTGGCCCTTTACTTCTATAACTCGTCAGGCTTTGCTTTGGTGGGCCTTCCTGGCCTGGGCAACGCCCCCACCTTCGATGTCACCGAGCTCATGAAGGTGGCACCTTCCATGCCCCTGTCCCTGCAGAAGTGGATTTTCCTGGCGTTTTTCGTGGGGTTTGCCATCAAGGTGCCGATGTTCCCGTTCCACACCTGGTTGCCGGACGCCCACGTGGAGGCACCCACTGCCGGTTCGGTGATCCTGGCCGGGGTTTTGCTGAAGATGGGGACCTACGGGTTTTTGCGGTTTTCCCTGCCGCTTTTGCCGGAGGCCAGCCGCTGGGCGGTGCCGTGGATGGTGGCTTTGGCCATCATCGGCATCATTTACGGCGCCCTGGTGGCCATGGCCCAGCAGGATATGAAGAAGCTGGTGGCCTACTCTTCGGTTTCCCACTTGGGCTTTGTGATGCTGGGGATGTTCGCCTTAAACCCCCAGGGGCTTTCCGGCTCGCTTTTGCAAATGATCAACCACGGGCTTTCCACCGGCGGCTTGTTCTTGCTGGTGGGGATTATCTACGAGCGCCGGCACACCCGGGGGCTTTCGGAGTTTGGCGGCTTGGCGAAGGTCATGCCGGTGTACGCCACGCTGTTCATGATCATCACCATGGCTTCCATTGGTCTTCCCACGCTGAACGGGTTCGTGGGGGAACTCACGATCCTTTTGGGGGCCTTTAACCGCAACACCTGGTGGGCGGTGGCCGCTGCCACCGGCATCGTTTTGGGGGCGGCGTACATGCTGTGGATGTACCAGCGGGTGTTCTTCGGGGAGGTGGTGCACGAGGAAAACAAGAACCTCCCTGATGCCAACCTCCGCGAGCAGTGGACCCTCATCCCGTTGGTGGTGCTCTGTTTCTGGATTGGCCTTTACCCCAAGCCGTTCTTCAAGATCATGGAGCCTTCCATCCGCCGGGTGGTGCAGGTGGTGGACCCCCAGTACCTGCAAGCGCCCGCGGCCAGTCTGCCGGCGCCCCCGGCGGAAAAACCCGGCCACGGGGTTGCGGAGTAGGCCATGAACGCGCAACTTTCCGTGCTGCTCCCCGAGCTGCTCCTGGCCGGCATGGGCATGCTCATCCTGCTGGTGGGGGTGGTGGGGCGACCCTCCGAGCGGGTGGCGTTTTTCCTCACCAACCTGGGGCTCCTTTCGGCCATGGGGGGGGTTGTGGTGGTGGGGGAGCGGGGGAGCGAGACGTTTTTTGCCGGGATGTTGCAGCTGGATCGCTTTGCCCTCTTCTTCCGCTTGCTGTTTCTGCTTTCGGCGTTGCTGGTGGTTTGGCTGTCGAGACCTTTCCTCTTGCGTGCCCAGCAAGCCCCCTGGGAGTACTACGCGCTGATCCTTTTTGCCACCCTGGGCATGAGCTTTTTGGCCTCCGGAGTGCACCTGGCCGGTCTTTACGTTTCTTTAGAGCTGATGGCGCTTTCCTCCTACATTTTGGCCGGCTATTTCCGCGGCGAGGTGAAGTCCCACGAGGCGGCTACCAAGTACTTCGTGCTGGGGGCCCTCTCCTCGGGTATCCTGATTTACGGCCTTTCTCTGATTTACGGGGTCACGGGCAGCTTGAGCCTTGCGGAGGTGAGCGGGAAGCTGGCAGCGGGTCCGCGTTCGGTGGTGGCCACGGCGGGGGTTTTCCTGCTGCTTTCGGGGCTGCTTTTCAAGGTGGCGGCGGTGCCGTTCCACGTGTGGACCCCTGACGTGTACGAGGGTGCCCCCACGCCCATGACCGCGTTTTTCTCGGTGGGACCCAAGGCCGCCGCTTTTGCCATGCTGGTGCGGGTACTGTGGGTGGGTTTGGCGCCGGCGGCTCCGGACTGGCGTTTGCTTTTGAGCTGGGTGGCCGCAGCCACCATGGTGTGGGGGAACGTGGCGGCGCTCACCCAGGAAAACGTCAAGCGCATGCTGGCGTACTCCTCCATTGCTCACGCCGGCTACGCACTGCTGGGCGTGGTTTCCGGTGGGGCGCTGGGGACTCAAGCGGTGCTCTTTTACATGCTCGTTTATGCCGTCACCAACCTGGGCGCCTTTGGCCTGGTGGTGCTTTTGGCCTCGAAGGAGTACGCCGGTGAAAAGGTCAACGACTTTCGCGGGCTGGCCCGCCGGCAACCTTTGGCGGCTGCCGCCATGCTGCTTTTCCTGCTTTCTCTGGGCGGCATTCCCCCCACCGCTGGATTTATGGGCAAGCTTTACCTCTTTGCCGCGGCGGTGCATGCCGGATACGCCTGGCTGGCGGTGGTGGGCGTGATCATGTCGGCGGTTTCGCTTTACTACTACTTCCGCATCGTGAAGGAGATGTACCTGGCAAGCGCCGAGGAAGGTGAGGCTGTGGCCGTCTTAAGCGAGGCCTGGGGCGTGCGGGCTTTGGCCGTTTGTGCCTTGGCCACGTTGCTCTTCGGGGTTTACCCCACCTCGGCGCTGGCGTTTCTGGCGCCGGCGGCTATGA
It encodes the following:
- a CDS encoding NADH-quinone oxidoreductase subunit M, with the translated sequence MEFFSNLLNIICYLPLVGALFIIFFIKKENTKAIKLWATLFAGADFLISLALWFRYDPNGEPFQLVYKKPWIPAIGAQYFFGVDGISVLLILLTTLLGFIAVYSSFTAITHREKEYYVWLLVLQTGMLGVFMALDFVLFYVFWEVMLVPMYFLIGIWGGPRKLYAAIKFFLYTLVGSVLMLIGILALYFYNSSGFALVGLPGLGNAPTFDVTELMKVAPSMPLSLQKWIFLAFFVGFAIKVPMFPFHTWLPDAHVEAPTAGSVILAGVLLKMGTYGFLRFSLPLLPEASRWAVPWMVALAIIGIIYGALVAMAQQDMKKLVAYSSVSHLGFVMLGMFALNPQGLSGSLLQMINHGLSTGGLFLLVGIIYERRHTRGLSEFGGLAKVMPVYATLFMIITMASIGLPTLNGFVGELTILLGAFNRNTWWAVAAATGIVLGAAYMLWMYQRVFFGEVVHEENKNLPDANLREQWTLIPLVVLCFWIGLYPKPFFKIMEPSIRRVVQVVDPQYLQAPAASLPAPPAEKPGHGVAE
- a CDS encoding NADH-quinone oxidoreductase subunit N; the protein is MNAQLSVLLPELLLAGMGMLILLVGVVGRPSERVAFFLTNLGLLSAMGGVVVVGERGSETFFAGMLQLDRFALFFRLLFLLSALLVVWLSRPFLLRAQQAPWEYYALILFATLGMSFLASGVHLAGLYVSLELMALSSYILAGYFRGEVKSHEAATKYFVLGALSSGILIYGLSLIYGVTGSLSLAEVSGKLAAGPRSVVATAGVFLLLSGLLFKVAAVPFHVWTPDVYEGAPTPMTAFFSVGPKAAAFAMLVRVLWVGLAPAAPDWRLLLSWVAAATMVWGNVAALTQENVKRMLAYSSIAHAGYALLGVVSGGALGTQAVLFYMLVYAVTNLGAFGLVVLLASKEYAGEKVNDFRGLARRQPLAAAAMLLFLLSLGGIPPTAGFMGKLYLFAAAVHAGYAWLAVVGVIMSAVSLYYYFRIVKEMYLASAEEGEAVAVLSEAWGVRALAVCALATLLFGVYPTSALAFLAPAAMIVPW